A genomic segment from Glycine soja cultivar W05 chromosome 20, ASM419377v2, whole genome shotgun sequence encodes:
- the LOC114401161 gene encoding uncharacterized protein LOC114401161 isoform X1, whose translation MSDHLVLFVDRLVRPVPMVQPLAQQPPEPVTPVDEAAAGPSGSSPAAEEDGDDGGEDAPLLQLAECRICQEEDSVSGLETPCSCSGSLKYAHRKCVQRWCNEKGDITCEICHKSYEPGYTAPPPRPQPEETTLDIGGGWTISGTPLDLRDPRLLAIAEAERQFLEAEYDGYAASHASGAAFCRSVALILMALLLLRHALSVTDSDAEDDPSTFFSLFLLRAAGFLLPCYIMAWAISILQRRRQRQEAAALAATQVAFVLQSGQRRGLQFAIAPGPPTMNTHQQEQV comes from the exons aTGAGCGATCATCTGGTGCTGTTCGTGGACCGGCTGGTGCGACCCGTGCCGATGGTCCAGCCGCTGGCCCAACAGCCCCCCGAGCCCGTGACGCCCGTTGATGAGGCGGCGGCGGGGCCATCCGGGTCGTCTCCGGCGGCGGAGGAAGACGGTGACGACGGCGGAGAGGATGCGCCGCTGCTGCAGCTGGCGGAGTGTCGCATTTGCCAAGAGGAGGACAGCGTCAGCGGTTTGGAGACCCCCTGCTCCTGCAGCGGTAGTCTTAAG TATGCTCATAGAAAGTGCGTTCAGCGTTGGTGCAATGAGAAAGGAGACATAACTTGTGAGATATGTCACAAG TCCTATGAACCTGGTTATACTGCCCCACCACCTCGTCCTCAGCCTGAAGAAACTACCCTTGATATAGG TGGAGGCTGGACAATCTCTGGCACGCCATTGGACTTGCGTGATCCCCGACTCTTAGCAATTGCAGAGGCTGAACGTCAATTCTTGGAAGCTGAATACGATGGATATGCTGCTTCTCATGCTAGTGGAGCTGCATTTTGTCGTTCAGTTGCTTTGATT TTAATGGCCCTTTTACTCTTGAGGCATGCACTTTCTGTCACAGATTCTGACGCTGAAGATGATCCATCCACTTTTTTCTCT CTTTTCTTGCTTCGTGCTGCTGGTTTTCTTTTACCTTGCTATATCATGGCTTGGGCAATCAGTATTTTGCAACGCCGGCGACAAAGACAA GAGGCGGCAGCACTAGCGGCAACCCAAGTTGCTTTCGTTCTACAATCCGGGCAGCGTAGGGGTCTGCAGTTTGCAATAGCACCAGGACCACCAACAATGAATACACACCAGCAGGAACAAGTGTAA
- the LOC114401161 gene encoding uncharacterized protein LOC114401161 isoform X2: MSDHLVLFVDRLVRPVPMVQPLAQQPPEPVTPVDEAAAGPSGSSPAAEEDGDDGGEDAPLLQLAECRICQEEDSVSGLETPCSCSGSLKYAHRKCVQRWCNEKGDITCEICHKSYEPGYTAPPPRPQPEETTLDIGGGWTISGTPLDLRDPRLLAIAEAERQFLEAEYDGYAASHASGAAFCRSVALILMALLLLRHALSVTDSDAEDDPSTFFSLFLLRAAGFLLPCYIMAWAISILQRRRQRQINLIL; encoded by the exons aTGAGCGATCATCTGGTGCTGTTCGTGGACCGGCTGGTGCGACCCGTGCCGATGGTCCAGCCGCTGGCCCAACAGCCCCCCGAGCCCGTGACGCCCGTTGATGAGGCGGCGGCGGGGCCATCCGGGTCGTCTCCGGCGGCGGAGGAAGACGGTGACGACGGCGGAGAGGATGCGCCGCTGCTGCAGCTGGCGGAGTGTCGCATTTGCCAAGAGGAGGACAGCGTCAGCGGTTTGGAGACCCCCTGCTCCTGCAGCGGTAGTCTTAAG TATGCTCATAGAAAGTGCGTTCAGCGTTGGTGCAATGAGAAAGGAGACATAACTTGTGAGATATGTCACAAG TCCTATGAACCTGGTTATACTGCCCCACCACCTCGTCCTCAGCCTGAAGAAACTACCCTTGATATAGG TGGAGGCTGGACAATCTCTGGCACGCCATTGGACTTGCGTGATCCCCGACTCTTAGCAATTGCAGAGGCTGAACGTCAATTCTTGGAAGCTGAATACGATGGATATGCTGCTTCTCATGCTAGTGGAGCTGCATTTTGTCGTTCAGTTGCTTTGATT TTAATGGCCCTTTTACTCTTGAGGCATGCACTTTCTGTCACAGATTCTGACGCTGAAGATGATCCATCCACTTTTTTCTCT CTTTTCTTGCTTCGTGCTGCTGGTTTTCTTTTACCTTGCTATATCATGGCTTGGGCAATCAGTATTTTGCAACGCCGGCGACAAAGACAA ataaatttgattttataa